One stretch of Epinephelus lanceolatus isolate andai-2023 chromosome 15, ASM4190304v1, whole genome shotgun sequence DNA includes these proteins:
- the nkx2.4a gene encoding NK2 homeobox 4a isoform X1 produces MSLSPKHTTPFSVTDILSPIEETYKKFSGMDGAGNLTSPLGAYRQPQVSQTGMQQHSMGHNATVATTYHMPHTVSQFSHSAMGGYCNGSIGNMGDLPSYQESMRNSAAATGWYSANPDPRYSTISRFMGPSTGMNMTGMGSLSGMADATKSMPALHAAPRRKRRVLFSQAQVYELERRFKQQKYLSAPEREHLASMIHLTPTQVKIWFQNHRYKMKRQAKDKAAQQLQQQQQDGNLCQQQAQSPRRVAVPVLVKDGKPCQNGSNTPTPNQQQVQQTQQQSQQQNGAGVVLASPTSSLTQHQSQQQVNALELEEMSPSPPSLHSQLNMAQIDTSAVDYTSNMVSSNLLYGRTW; encoded by the exons ATGTCGTTGAGCCCAAAGCACACTACGCCTTTTTCAGTGACAGATATTTTGAGTCCAATCGAGGAGACCTACAAGAAGTTTAGTGGCATGGACGGCGCAGGGAACCTAACCTCTCCACTGGGAGCCTACCGACAGCCTCAGGTGTCTCAGACCGGCATGCAACAGCACTCCATGGGCCATAACGCCACCGTGGCCACCACTTACCACATGCCGCACACCGTCTCCCAGTTCTCCCACAGCGCTATGGGGGGATACTGCAATGGAAGCATTGGCAACATGGGAGACCTCCCGTCGTACCAGGAAAGCATGCGGAATAGTGCAGCAGCAACAGGGTGGTACAGCGCCAACCCTGATCCCAGATACTCCACAA ttTCTAGATTCATGGGACCTTCCACAGGTATGAACATGACCGGCATGGGGAGTCTCTCAGGAATGGCGGACGCCACCAAATCCATGCCAGCTCTCCACGCTGCGCCCAGGAGGAAACGGCGCGTCCTGTTCTCGCAGGCTCAGGTCTACGAGCTGGAGCGGAGGTTTAAGCAGCAGAAATACCTGTCGGCGCCTGAGAGGGAGCACCTGGCCAGCATGATCCACCTGACCCCGACCCAGGTGAAGATCTGGTTTCAGAACCACCGGTACAAGATGAAGCGCCAGGCCAAGGACAAGGCAgcgcagcagctgcagcagcagcaacaggacGGTAAcctgtgccaacagcaggcGCAGTCCCCGAGGCGCGTAGCCGTGCCAGTTCTGGTGAAGGACGGTAAACCGTGCCAGAACGGCTCCAACACGCCGACGCCGAACCAGCAACAGGTACAACAGACCCAACAACAGAGCCAGCAACAGAACGGAGCCGGAGTTGTGCTCGCATCCCCGACCAGCAGCCTCACCCAGCATCAAAGCCAGCAGCAGGTGAACGCTTTGGAGCTGGAGGAGATGTCGCCCAGCCCCCCCTCACTGCACAGCCAGCTCAACATGGCCCAGATAGACACATCTGCTGTAGATTACACCAGTAACATGGTCAGCTCAAACCTCCTCTACGGCAGAACGTGGTAG
- the nkx2.4a gene encoding NK2 homeobox 4a isoform X2: MSLSPKHTTPFSVTDILSPIEETYKKFSGMDGAGNLTSPLGAYRQPQVSQTGMQQHSMGHNATVATTYHMPHTVSQFSHSAMGGYCNGSIGNMGDLPSYQESMRNSAAATGWYSANPDPRYSTSMNMTGMGSLSGMADATKSMPALHAAPRRKRRVLFSQAQVYELERRFKQQKYLSAPEREHLASMIHLTPTQVKIWFQNHRYKMKRQAKDKAAQQLQQQQQDGNLCQQQAQSPRRVAVPVLVKDGKPCQNGSNTPTPNQQQVQQTQQQSQQQNGAGVVLASPTSSLTQHQSQQQVNALELEEMSPSPPSLHSQLNMAQIDTSAVDYTSNMVSSNLLYGRTW, from the exons ATGTCGTTGAGCCCAAAGCACACTACGCCTTTTTCAGTGACAGATATTTTGAGTCCAATCGAGGAGACCTACAAGAAGTTTAGTGGCATGGACGGCGCAGGGAACCTAACCTCTCCACTGGGAGCCTACCGACAGCCTCAGGTGTCTCAGACCGGCATGCAACAGCACTCCATGGGCCATAACGCCACCGTGGCCACCACTTACCACATGCCGCACACCGTCTCCCAGTTCTCCCACAGCGCTATGGGGGGATACTGCAATGGAAGCATTGGCAACATGGGAGACCTCCCGTCGTACCAGGAAAGCATGCGGAATAGTGCAGCAGCAACAGGGTGGTACAGCGCCAACCCTGATCCCAGATACTCCACAA GTATGAACATGACCGGCATGGGGAGTCTCTCAGGAATGGCGGACGCCACCAAATCCATGCCAGCTCTCCACGCTGCGCCCAGGAGGAAACGGCGCGTCCTGTTCTCGCAGGCTCAGGTCTACGAGCTGGAGCGGAGGTTTAAGCAGCAGAAATACCTGTCGGCGCCTGAGAGGGAGCACCTGGCCAGCATGATCCACCTGACCCCGACCCAGGTGAAGATCTGGTTTCAGAACCACCGGTACAAGATGAAGCGCCAGGCCAAGGACAAGGCAgcgcagcagctgcagcagcagcaacaggacGGTAAcctgtgccaacagcaggcGCAGTCCCCGAGGCGCGTAGCCGTGCCAGTTCTGGTGAAGGACGGTAAACCGTGCCAGAACGGCTCCAACACGCCGACGCCGAACCAGCAACAGGTACAACAGACCCAACAACAGAGCCAGCAACAGAACGGAGCCGGAGTTGTGCTCGCATCCCCGACCAGCAGCCTCACCCAGCATCAAAGCCAGCAGCAGGTGAACGCTTTGGAGCTGGAGGAGATGTCGCCCAGCCCCCCCTCACTGCACAGCCAGCTCAACATGGCCCAGATAGACACATCTGCTGTAGATTACACCAGTAACATGGTCAGCTCAAACCTCCTCTACGGCAGAACGTGGTAG